The genomic window CATGCAAGCTGCCTTGGCGGTCATGGCCGAGCCGAATCGATTCAACATTATCGAGTTGTTGAAGGCAGGACCGCGAACGGTAAGCGAAATTGTGCAGCTGTTGAACATTGGCCAGCCTCAAGTGTCGCGGCATTTGCGCATTTTGAGCGAAGCGGGAATGGTGCGCGCCCGGAAGAAAGCGCAGCAGCGCATCTATAGCCTCGAAGCCCAGCCATTTCAAGATTTGGAGGTCTGGCTGGATTCCTTCCGTGTATTGTGGGAGGAGCGACTGGACAACTTTGAGGACTATATGAGCGATATCCAGCGGAAGGAGGATTCGTGACCGCGCGCGATGCGGTCATAGTTTGAACTGGGGGGAATGGAAGTGAGGAGGAAAACGCGGGTTACGAAAGTTCCCGAGCGCAGAGAGCTGATTGTGGAACGCATGGTATCCATTCCGAGGAGCGTTGCTTGGCAGGGCTGGACGCGTCCGAAGCATGTAGAGCGTTGGTGGGGACCGCGCACCTGGTGCGCAACGGTGTATGAGATGGATGTGCGCCCTGGCGGCATCTGGCGCTACCTGCTGGCCCCGGAGAACGGAGAGGGAGAAATCGCCAGAGGGATGGCAGTTTATGAGGAAGTGACGGCCCCATCCAGACTTGCCTATACAGACGCTTTCGCCGATCCAGCTTGGCAGGTGGTAGAGGGTAGCCAGATGCCCACGACAGTGACGTTCGAAGAGGCAGGGCAGCACACGTTGTTGACGATCACAACCCGTTTCGGCAGTGTTGCAGACTTGGAAGCGGCTGAATCGACTGGAATGATCGAAGGATTTACGGATGCGTTGGAGAGGTTGGAGGAGTACTTGCACAATAATCGAAAAGGTCTGGAGGACTGAAAATGATGAACGCGATTACGTCGAAAGATTCAACGAGCATTGCCTATGTCAAGCAAGGTTCTGGCCCTGCCTTGATTCTGGTTTCCGCAGCTGCTTCCGATCATCACGATGCTGCTAAGCTGGCGGAGCTGCTGGCCGCGCACTACACCGTCTACAACTACGACCGGCGGGGCCGCGGGCAAAGCACAGATGCTGGTGCTTATACGGTTGAACGTGAAGTAGAAGATATTGAAGCGTTGATTGAACTTGCCGGGGGTACTGCTAGCTTGTTCGGAAGTTCGTCCGGCGCAGTGCTGGCGCTTGAAGCGGCACATGCCCTAGGCGACAAAGTCAGCAAGCTCTTTCTGTACGAGCCTCCGTTCATTGTGAATGAGGGCCGCGCTCCGGTTCCCAACGATTATGTAAGCCGCTTGGAAGCGTTGATCCAATCTGGGAAGCGCAGCGAAGCGGTAGAGTATTTCATGACAGCGGCGGTCGGCGTGCCGCAGGAATTCCTCGAATTTATGAAGGCCGACGCGTCGTGGAAATCTATGGAAAGCATGGCGCACACGCTCGCATATGACGGCCGTATTATGAGGGATACGCAATCGGGCAAGCCGCTTCCGCAAGGTCGCTGGAAGGTGGAAGCCCCGGCCTTGGTCATCACTGGGGAGAATAGCGAAGCCTTCTTTCAGGATGCGGCGCAGGCTTTGGTCGATCAGCTGCCACGGGGTGAGCATTTGAAACTGGCTGGCCAGGATCATGCAGCAGTCGTCATGGCGCCGGATGCATTAGCCGAGGTAATGCTTGAATTCGCTCAAGCATAAGGGGTTGGCGGCACATTTGCCATCGGAACAGCTCCCCTTGATAAAAGCAGGAACCGATAGCGGCTGTTCTGGCGCAGCGCCATACGACGAACATCATGATTGCAATGATGAGACCATGAATCATCATATCCAGGCTGCCTCTAGTCCGAAGCGGACCCGAAGGCAGCCTTTTTCCTAATTGCTCCTACCAGCATGCGGACACGGGAAGCGTCTTATCGGTAGCCTTCCACGTATTCGGTCTTGCCGGCATCGACGACTTCTATGAGATATCGCAGGCAGTCAGGCCGGGAACCGTCCAGATCGGTGAACCCATACACCTGTGCCAGTCCGCCGCTGGAAAGTGATTGGCCGTTCCAGCGCTGTACATCCGGGTCTCCAGCCAGCGCTGCAACGGCCCGTCCGACATACCGGGGAGTTTCGGAGATGAGGAAGTGAGGTTCCTGTTTTGCCGCATCCCGCCAGGTTTGTTCGGTAACGTTGAAGTGCTCAAGCATGATTTCCGAGCGCATCCAACCGGGCGTCAGGGAAACGGCCGTGCATTGATGCGGCTTCAGCTCCTGGGCAAGCGCCCAGGCCATGCGCGTGACGGATGTTTTCGCCAGATCGTAGAACATCGACAAGCGGTAGTGGTCCCGGTTGTATGCTTCCGTGCCGTCAGTCATTTCAATGACAAGCCCGTTCGGATTTTGAATCAACAGGGGCAGCGCGAAATGGCTTGTGATCAAGTGGGTGTCAATGGCGAGCCTGAGCATGCGCAGTCCCTTCTCCAGCGAATGCTCCCATACGGGAACTTCCCATTCGGTCAAGTATTCCCCTCCCCATATATCGTTGACCAAGATGTCCAGTCTTCCTTGTTCCTCCTTAATTCGCGTTACCAACCATTCTACCTGCTTGGGATCCAGATGATCGGCTTGCACAGCTATGCCCTGTCCCCCGGCCGCAGTGACAAGCTCTGCTGTTTCCTCGATTGTCTCTGGCCGGTTGTACTCCGAACGCTGCGAGCGCGTCGTGCGCCCCGAGACGTAAACGGTTGCGCCAGCGGCTCCGAGCTCCACGGCGATGCCGCGGCCTGCTCCGCGCGTGGCACCGGCCACCAGTGCAATTTTTCCCGTTAGTGATTTCATAGCTTCTCCTCCTATTGGTTGCTAGTCAACGTAATCTCATTGTAGTCTATAATCAAGACACCTCATGTCATATATGGAAAGTTCATGTTTCATTTCAAAGGAGGAAGCGGCTGTGCGTGCGGACCGGCTTGTGCAAATCATGATTCTGCTGCAGAACAATGGAAAGATGACGACGGGTGAACTCGCAAGAACGTTGGAGGTATCCGAGCGCACGATCATCCGGGACATGGATGCGTTGAGCATATCCGGCATCCCGGTTGTCTCGGAGCGGGGCAAGTCAGGCGGGTGGCGGCTGCTCGATGGCTTTCGCAGTCGGCTTCACGGCCTTAAGCTGGAGGAGTGGAAGTCATTGTTTATTCTTCCCTCGGAAAAGTTGTTGGAGGACCTGGGCGTGCAGGCGAAGGGACCGCAGCTGCGTCACAAGCTGCTGGCCTCCATCCCGCAAGAAAGTCAACCTGCCGTGCAGCCGTATATGGAAAAAATCCTAATCGATACAGAAAGCTGGAAGCCTTCTCACACGGATTCCGCAAGCATGAACCAGGTATTGAATGCGCTGTGGAGCGACCGCAAGCTTCAGATGGTCTATACGAAGGCAGACGGCACCCGCACCACCCGAATCGTTCATCCGCTTGGCTTGGTCTCGAAAGGAAGCGTCTGGTATCTTGTCGCCTCGCTCGACGAGGGAGAAATTCGCAGCTTCCGTATGTCCAGAGTAGAGCAAGCCGAACAGCTCGAAGAAACATTTATCCGGCCCCAGCACTTCTCGCTGGCCGATTATTGGATGAGGAGCAAGCAGGCATTTGTTTCCTCTCTTCCCTCGCTGGAGGTAAAGCTGCTTGTGGACAGAGAAGTAGTAGGGCGCCTGACGTTTACGGACAAGTTTGTGCAAAAGGTGCATATGGATGAGAAGTCATGCGGCGAGCAAGTGCGTGTTACGTTGTCATTTCATACGGAGGAGGAGGCTGTCGCCTACGTGCTGGGCTGGGGCGGGAAGGTTCGGCTGCTGGGACCGGCACATTTAGCAGAACTGATTGTGCAGCGGGCGCGCGAGGTTGTGGCGATGTACGGAGGAGCACCGGGCCCCGCTCCGAAGATCGGGGAGTAAGGTCTGAACGGCGAGGCTTCATCTTCAACGAGGAATGCACCTACATGAAATCCCGTTACGTGAACGGATGCGGCACCTCCCCACCTACAGCGTGACAGCTTCCATTCGTTTATCCAGTCTTGGCGGCTGTTCAGGAAGCAGTGCTTAGCAAGGGCGTCATGTATTTCAGGGAGATATTGCAGTTGCCAGGCATGGCAGCCATGCTTTCAGCAGATGCTTGACAATCGGTGAGCAAGTGGGCTGATACCGCTCCGGTTTTTCCCTCCGGAAAAACGAGGGTCGGCGATGAGCAAATCCTTCGTCGGCTTGGCTATCGGCAGCGCGCTCGGACCAATTGTTGCAGCGATACTCGTCCTCGGTCAGGTCGGTCAAACCGTTATAAAGCTGGCGATGGCCAACTCCGTCTCGCAAACGCTGTCGCCCGAGCATTCCGGTGCGGGCATGGGGCTGCTGTCCCTCATGAATTTTATATCGGGGGGAATTGCAACAGGTGTCTATGGGAAGCTCATTGATCTTGGAGCAGATCAGCATTGGAACCCGCTTCATCTGTTCGGGGTCGGATCGTTGTACAGCAATCTCTTTCTATTGCTTGCAGTGCTGCATGGGGTATGCTGGCCGTCTATATGAAGCAATTCGGATTTCCGGGCAGACGGGAGAACACTGTAGACAAGTCAGCTTGATGGAAGCTGGGCTTTCGCGGGGATTATGCTGCTGTAGAACAGGACTGTGCAGCGCTCAGCTGCTCAGTCCACCACTTGTGTTTTCCCGTTCTACAGGGGGCGTCCAACGAAGGGGGGAATCCTCTGCTTGCACCGTGTATAAAATTTTGCATCGCTTGATAAAAAAGAGGTTTCTCAACAGCCTAACAAGGCGGCAATATGCAGCTAGGCGTCTCGAGCGGGTTGGCCGTCTCCTGCTGGTCTGACCTGCTTGAGCAGGAAAACTGCCAACAAGGCGAACACGATGACACAGACAGTGCCTACGCCTGCTACGGTGTTCAAGCCGTCCGTGAAGGCGGATTGCGCAGAGCCAAGCAG from Xylanibacillus composti includes these protein-coding regions:
- a CDS encoding ArsR/SmtB family transcription factor encodes the protein MNTTSMQAALAVMAEPNRFNIIELLKAGPRTVSEIVQLLNIGQPQVSRHLRILSEAGMVRARKKAQQRIYSLEAQPFQDLEVWLDSFRVLWEERLDNFEDYMSDIQRKEDS
- a CDS encoding SRPBCC domain-containing protein; amino-acid sequence: MRRKTRVTKVPERRELIVERMVSIPRSVAWQGWTRPKHVERWWGPRTWCATVYEMDVRPGGIWRYLLAPENGEGEIARGMAVYEEVTAPSRLAYTDAFADPAWQVVEGSQMPTTVTFEEAGQHTLLTITTRFGSVADLEAAESTGMIEGFTDALERLEEYLHNNRKGLED
- a CDS encoding alpha/beta fold hydrolase, with the translated sequence MMNAITSKDSTSIAYVKQGSGPALILVSAAASDHHDAAKLAELLAAHYTVYNYDRRGRGQSTDAGAYTVEREVEDIEALIELAGGTASLFGSSSGAVLALEAAHALGDKVSKLFLYEPPFIVNEGRAPVPNDYVSRLEALIQSGKRSEAVEYFMTAAVGVPQEFLEFMKADASWKSMESMAHTLAYDGRIMRDTQSGKPLPQGRWKVEAPALVITGENSEAFFQDAAQALVDQLPRGEHLKLAGQDHAAVVMAPDALAEVMLEFAQA
- a CDS encoding SDR family oxidoreductase, which encodes MKSLTGKIALVAGATRGAGRGIAVELGAAGATVYVSGRTTRSQRSEYNRPETIEETAELVTAAGGQGIAVQADHLDPKQVEWLVTRIKEEQGRLDILVNDIWGGEYLTEWEVPVWEHSLEKGLRMLRLAIDTHLITSHFALPLLIQNPNGLVIEMTDGTEAYNRDHYRLSMFYDLAKTSVTRMAWALAQELKPHQCTAVSLTPGWMRSEIMLEHFNVTEQTWRDAAKQEPHFLISETPRYVGRAVAALAGDPDVQRWNGQSLSSGGLAQVYGFTDLDGSRPDCLRYLIEVVDAGKTEYVEGYR
- a CDS encoding helix-turn-helix transcriptional regulator, coding for MRADRLVQIMILLQNNGKMTTGELARTLEVSERTIIRDMDALSISGIPVVSERGKSGGWRLLDGFRSRLHGLKLEEWKSLFILPSEKLLEDLGVQAKGPQLRHKLLASIPQESQPAVQPYMEKILIDTESWKPSHTDSASMNQVLNALWSDRKLQMVYTKADGTRTTRIVHPLGLVSKGSVWYLVASLDEGEIRSFRMSRVEQAEQLEETFIRPQHFSLADYWMRSKQAFVSSLPSLEVKLLVDREVVGRLTFTDKFVQKVHMDEKSCGEQVRVTLSFHTEEEAVAYVLGWGGKVRLLGPAHLAELIVQRAREVVAMYGGAPGPAPKIGE